The Apium graveolens cultivar Ventura chromosome 3, ASM990537v1, whole genome shotgun sequence sequence AGAGCAGCAGATGCTCTTTCCAGGGTGTTCGAAAATGAAGATGACAAGGCCTCGATTGTTAAAGAAGAATGCACTGCAATCATATCTGTCATACCTACTTGGAAGAATGAAATTAGTGACAGCCTTGTTAATGATCAGAGGGCCTAAGAATTGTTAGTAAAGTTCAATGTCAATGGGACACTGGATGATGCAGAAGACAAGGATTATCAACTCATCATTGTTGAACTGAGATTTAGAGGAAAATATTACATTGGAAGTGGGAACCAATTAAGAGAGAAAATATGTGCAAAAATTCATGGCAGTATAGAGGGTGGACATTCTAGTATTGCGGCTTCTATTAAGAGAACATAATTATTCTTCTACTGGCCTACTCTCAGGGCTGACATGACTAGATTCGTTAAAGAATATGAAACTTGTCAAAGGAACAAGAGTGAGTATGTGCTTAAACCTGGACTGCTGCAACCTTTACCCCTGCCAAACCATACTTGGGAGGGAATTTCGATGGATTTTGTGGAAGGGTTACCAAGATCAAGAGGGAAGGATACTATGTTAGTAGTGGTTGACAGACTTACAAAGTATTGTCATTTAATTACACTTACTCATCCCTTCACCTCTGCCAAAGTAGCTCAGGAGTTCTTGAATCATGTGGTTAAATTACATGGAGTTCTAGTTGACATAGTCACTGATAGGGACCCCATATTCATCAGCTCATTTTGGTAAGAATTGTTCAAGGTCCTTGGCACAAAGATCAAAATGAGCACGGCCTACCATCCTCAAACGAATGGTCAGACAGAGAGAGTCAACCAGCGCATTGAAATGTATCTGAGGTGTATGACAGGGCAAAAACCAGTTGACTGGGCAGAATGGATACCAATGGCCGAGTGGTGGTATAATACCTCCTTCCACTCTTCTACTGGCATGAATCCTTATCAAGCTCTCTATGGACAAGCTCCTTCTTCAATCAATTACCAAACTGCCAGATGTGAAGATCATGTGGTAAATCAGTTTGTTAAGGACATAATCATGTTATAAAGTCTACTGAGGGAGAATCTCCTCAAGGCTCAAGAAAGGATGAAGACATATGCTGATAAGAAAAGAAGTGAAAGGGAATTTATTGAAGGAGAGGAAGTGTTCCTCATATTGCAGCCTTACAGACAGTCAAGCATTGCTCTAAAAAAGAATAACAAGTTGTGTGCTAAATACTATGGCCCTTATGAAATACTTAAGAGAGTAGGAAGGGTGGCTTATCAGCTTAAGTTACCCCCTAATTCTAAAATACACAACACATTCCACGTATCACATCTTAAAAGGAAGATTGGTGTTAAAAAAGTGGTTCAAGTTAACCTTCCAGAGATGGCTGACACTGGAGAATTTGATCTCAAACCACAAAAGATCTTAGACAGAAAGCTCATAAAGAAAGGAGATTTATCAGTGGTAATGGTCTTAGTCCAGTGGGAGCAAGGTAATGAAAATGAGGTTACTTGGGAAGTCTGGGAcaaattggtgaagaaatttcCAAAAGTGGTTGATCTCAACTGATATATTGGGTTTGCTTAGAAGAATCGAGAGGAATTGGGTTTGCTTAGAAGAATCGAGAGGAATTGGAGAAATTGATGGTGTTACAAGACAAAGAGAAGAAGATCAGCCCGTCCAAATTTGGACTTAATCCATGTGTTTATTTGAATGTAGTCATTGTACTGTTTGTAATTGTTTGTTTTGGTCTCAGTGGATCAAATTGAtgaaatgtaatttttttatttgttgCTTTTGACTGGTTTAAGTGATGTAGTATGTTTATGTCATATAATGTGGATTGGATTAGGTTATTGTCCAGTTGACACTTGTTATGCATTTTCAAAAAGTTTGTTGATATAAGTTATGAAGTTTATGTGATGTTGCTTGTTATCATTGGCATTGTGGTTCTTAAAATGGACATAAATTGACAAATTACACAACCATACATATAGAAATTCATTCAATCAGTCCCTTTCTTTATTGAACTAGATAAAAACATAACAAAGTTGTTTAAAAAGGATAACAACATAACAGACAGATAGAGAAAAATATAGGAAAGGGACATAAACAAAGCAATAAATTCTAGTTCGACTAGAGTGCCTACATGAGATATGCTGCAAGGATGGGACAGAGGAATGAAGGTGCCTCATGGAACTCATTGAGGCCACGATCAGCACTAATCTGAGCTATAGCAAAAGTTGTGGCTGCTCATTAGTAGAGTTAGTCATATGTACCACTGCACAGGAGTCCCAAGCCTTATTCATGAGGTTGTTGATCAACAACACCAAATCAAAGAACCAAAACTCAGGGCCAAAAGCCTCTTCTAACATGGTTCCAAGCTCTAACACAGACATCTCGTCAACATCGCAATTATCAACATACATGTACGTGCCACCAACATATAATCCAGATTCTACACTGAACTGACCACCAACATGAAGCTTTATGCTAAATAAGTCCATGTCACTTGTGCACACAATCGATTAAAAATCCTATAAATACGATTTCAAACAAAAAATGGACAACCCATGAAATAGGACTGATAGATCCACATACAAAACACACAAACGTTATCACTGAGACATATATCATGCAAAGCCTATACAAAATTGAACAAAAATCGGGACCTTCAGCCGGCAAATATGCTTGCTTAGAATATAATGAATTGGAAGAGAGTAGGTGAGGTCTTTCCTCACAAACAAATAGGAAGGGATTAAAGCGTGATTCTCTCAAAATCCAAGGCATTAGGACAAAGGTAAGAGAGCATAAAAGAGGGGAAATAAATTGAGAATGTATTAATGAAGATCAATTAAGGTATAGTTATTGTGTCTGTTTGCCGCCATATACACACAGAAGCAACTCAATGAAATGACCTAAATACCCCTCTGTCTTATCCCTTGCTTAGAACAGGCTAACGGTGTTAACCCCAAACTGACGGCAGCATGCATTTCGCATGAAAGTTGATAGTATAGCATGCAATCTGCTAGATATGGTAGTTCAGGTACACAAAGTGCATATGTTCAATAGTTCAGGTACATAAACTGCTTTTAACTCATATATTTAAGATTAATAATATACCTAAAATTTGAATCATTATTTGAATGATATAATAATGTATATATTGTCATTAATAAAAAGTAAGTGTACATAATTATATTAGTTAACTATAATTTTTTCATTAAAACTAGAAGTTTATCTAGTCAAACGAGAGCACTGACGGTGATTTACAATGCAATGTttgtttttaaataatttttatattagtatttttagaattaatatgACTTATTCAAGATAACAATTTAagattattttaaatatataatatttttcaattattttttatttacaaATTTTCAACAAATCGTGCAATATTTGTCATATTTTTATGGTTTCGAGGCCTATGCTAAATGTGCAAAATAAAGGTAACTTTAAATGTACATTTACATATCAGAGGACTATGAGTTTTGGGTGATGGCCCAAAATAAATAGATTATAAAATTAAAGGTCCAATATACTGAGCGTCGGGATGTGTGGCCCTTTTTACGGAGGGGACACACATTTCAAGGACACGTATCAAACAAAGTGCATGATACACATGTGCTTCTTGACTCTCACTGCTTTTTTGATACAAGGATAAGCATGTATAGATAGCATATTAGTAATACACATTACGAACCACCGCATCTTGTGTTACCCTTTCTATCAAATTTACACACAAGCACCCCTAACCTTTTTCCCGAATCCCCCCATATCTTTCTTCACTGACACCTTCATCATCACATTTTCATGAAGCCCAATACTATTTTCATCACTTGTTCTTAACACCCAGATCATGTCTTCAATTTTTTTGGGCCCGTAACACTCCCTGAAACCATCCTCAAAAAGCACAATCTGACCTTTTCATTTATCAAAAACATCtcaattaaatataaattatataaaccCTAGATAATATGAATCATAAATTTGTATTACACATAATACTTAAAGAGTATACTAGAGTAGATGAAGTAAACCGCAAAGAATCATGTAGATATAAAAGAGAGGAGGGCTATGTCTTTTTTGTTGTGATAAGTCTGAGAATAAAATTTGTGTTAAAGTTCAGATACGCATTAATAAGTAGCGTGTATCATGGGTATTTAGGGCCACCCATCCGCATATAGGTATATTAAGCCGTCACATGTCAGACGTAGGTAATTTGGGTAATTTCTCATGAGCTTTTGAGGTTGTACACATCCAGGTTCCCAAAAGATTAGTGTTTAGCGTTGTAGTTTAGTTAAGCGTCATAGTTACAAGAGGAGCAATTGACAAATAGATAGATAGATACATACTATGTTAGGTCACACGCActgtagaaggaggttgaatacagtgtttagcacaatcaaatcaaatataagaactcaagtaacagaaaatagattttattcaacacaataaactctgttacaatatggaactgtcctctctcagtgatgaacaaattatcacgagagctgctagggttacaaagaataataacttcgataatgataacacttttagtgtaaaccctatgcatgtgtttatatactacacatttacaagataaattctaattgttatagaatataattctgcttcctaaaatatatcaactagttatcttttcttccaagtattctattcttcatagaattctttcttcatgcataattctttttgtcttagtctcgatgttctttcctttcaatcagccgcctgtcttatctgaaagtcatcttaacACCTGATATTATCTCTAGATAAATATCTTTTGAtcacttaagttttgataacttaagttccgatatcttAAGTTccgtcttcagtataagtgctgatttccagttaagaactgatttgtcctgttaagtaagatctgaaaactaaacacaaatcatattacacatgatattatcaaatatatctaacaatctcccccaacttgtaaattagcataatatacaagttcaacagatatttgatgatgttaaaaacattaagtacaaatgcatgagaatttgactagataactacaacttacagtcctttcagctttaccatcttaaacttctaataacaacttcagtccgtatacacttcagaatttaagcagttgtagatctttgacttggcttcaatttctgatctctttgatatcaggagttgttctgagatagttcttcaacaaacatctctcagcatattcaagttcattaaccatcctccttttaacatttattaattcagctgtatcttctccagtttgaaaaatagctgctctgagatcatttatcttagcttttcttatcttctgatctagtctgatcagatatgccttgtcagactctatattgaattccacagctttataacccagaaaagtagttataatcttagcagagttaggcttcatttcgataataacacctttgtgatctctgtacttgggacagtatgtgctgtcagactttacagaataaagcttcttttgtctttgaatttgagactttaaataccctgcagcactatctgttaatctgtctttcacttgaagtatgaatagaacatgttccagttcctcaaaatacttcagtggtatagcattctgcttaatctggtatacccttccatctgtcataaaatataaaaagatttgttctttcaaaaaggtatggtaaaccatttgtacagattcaagttgattcaatcttttaggagttgctccaacacctggtaCACTTAAGGAAGTGgaatcattggtagtgttatgtactcttctttcatcagaactacccaacccagatttatctcttgcttcctttcctataacaactctttcttcaaaaccacttgttgcagtcttcaaaggttgagtctgtttagctttggtgaatactggtaggagtatctttgaaggtttaacatgagcaatgttagaggtttccttttccttgtctcctgatatcaagccaacttgagttatgtcagaggttgcttgcttcactatcatatcagaacttactatatcttgactctgaacaacatgagccatgttagaggttgtttgacaaatcttcttttgcatcagagtaagattagcatcttcttcatcatcaattatttcttcatccatgactggcatataaacctttacaggttcatcaactttttctttgcccttggaccttagatcaatttccacttgtgatttggctttggtttcctcagaacttgttctttcctttatcacaatacccttaggctttggaaatttcttttcaacaacagaagctttagattttgtcttgacaccttctgctttgagtctagcttcttcttcctttagactctcaaagtccattcctggattttctttaagaaataactgttttgaaatttcttcatcaagttccagatgttcaccataacttatccttttaccagtatcagaacttattcttctcccagtatcagaacttgttccttgacttataattctagctttacttgatgaaaatcctttgtcttgaccttgacctctacccttgttagagtgtccctggtcatcatttccatcatcctttcctttcagtgtctgaatagatttgcatttggacttaatcactttctccccctttttggcatcaacaggtaaaagaagagagacaagcaattccaccgaggattggatctcaatgagttgattttggtgagaagcttgattcttcagaatttcttcaatttgagtttgttgcttctcctgagttttctcaatgtaggcaattctgtcaaaggctggcttgaaaaatctgttcttttcaagtttcacattcatcTCTTGCTGGATCaaattttcttgaattttattcaccttggcatgagttgttgagtgttgaccctgaaggtgcctagtactcaatgcagtaactctcagctgtgccttgaaatcatcatttatcagcatttcatcagcttttgccagatgctcagcaagaatcttttcagaaggaacaaaactaactgtgttccattccttagtccactcctttcctctaggagtttcactccaaggtactggtgtttcccctataacaaacttcttaactaaatcagctttagtaattgtttgttgaggtgcatgtcctgatggaccagctgcatcagcatctaaattagcagcagcttcaccagttgtttcttcattagcaacatcagaatttgtagatcctgcagtatcagcatcctcggATAAAACAGCAGTATgagaggctatagaggcttcaatatcatcctctaaattctgatatgcagccaggttctgatcaacatccaaaattgatgttgttggtggagtgagttgaattggtggagcttccaagtacaaaacctcaggcacaatcaagttatgaatatcaatttcagcacttgtacctggttcttcagtatgtactggatcaactataggtgacatatgAGGTGTAGGAATTTTGTCTTAAGCAGTTtcatgttgtgcagaaggaagtgattcaataataattggttctgttgagatcagagattcctgatcgcattccttagctgcttccactacatttgaatctgactcaactatgtccctatgagctctatatttctttaatttcttcaaaggtggagacactgtaggagcttcatcatcagaatttaactttctaagccttttgaggggcctagaactcccagttacagtatctttctgggaagtaaccttctcagcttctacaacaacaggttctgatataggaacctgttcctcagttgtttcctcaaatcaacagaatttaatcaaaacattcatcacaaaataagattaaaagtcgatgaagtaaagattaataaattgcaattaatcATGCAAagcacataatttgagaaacaaagaacaaatcttgcaattaacgaaaatttcattgatatatcagatgattacatttgatgaaatttagcaattacatgcaaaaattacaagatagtcctattctacgattcctaacatcaacagccttagtcctagtctaagaagacttaacgactaactccttctgctgctgacgaagagcactgcaagacagatgattcgttcttgctgacggagagcttctctcctttccccttccaacctatcaagatggaggtgatactccattgataagaacaagagttctgtttgaatctcttgtggaactgagttccaaaattcgtcaggaatggcggtgacatgccactcctgttgccattcatcacaactcaactcgatgttaaaggtttcatagttcaggaacatcTTGAAATGGACCATTTTTGTTGgtatgaataaaaagagagtgagtttgtgagaaaatgaaagatattttggctggaatgaatggttggtttaaatagccactagaataccaagggacgcgaggactggttaaacattacaagtaaaaataatgacccctcgactccctagactgaagtgtaataataacagttagtaaaagatctaaagccagagttaatgggcacgggatatgataataattactgtgcgTATGCAGGTTTTCAATACATAaacgctaaccactaacccataataattatgactgttttatctcacattaaccaatattctgtaaaaatattatcgttcaagtaatgaccaaaaataaatcaagtaaataaatactgtcacgtcagcatcagaacttgattattatcaggatttaaaagtcatcagaatatggctccttaactcgaaaaatgaatgtgtattcctataattcttcacacaaatactgatatggtttcattagaacttaatcatcagaacttccatcagaacttgtcctcagaatttatgtaactaacacttaaactgttcatctaaaaaacatttatcaccacagtaattttcatcattcatatggagtgtatgtgtgcgcattaagctaaatatcagacaaagagtaaagtctgattcacttcagtacatcttagaaataaggcataactaagaactttactcaaaatctgtcattattcagaagtctactttagaatgagttcatgcatgagtccacctcaactgttttgtgctcattttatgcatcttttgaaattctattttacagtggcttctcagtttaagtgagtcacgactgcttatcagaatttatgatgttatcagagtatttctccagtaatcatagagtgtgaaaagtcaccaagaaaattttattttgcttttctaatacatgttacttaataccagcaatgcacttgggtctttccttccacatttttactctagatctcaaaggagtacctgatttttatttcttttcttttctttttcttttgataagtgaggcttatcagcacttagtacatccaccagatttactaacatcagaacttaacatataagaagcattattctagtttttgacttagtaataagatacacaaagtaaacttaactaaactcaatatcagaatttgcttgtgttaaaagatttccacataaacaattactccaaatatgggatctttagtatattaaagactactaggtcagcaaatagcacagttatcctcattggattgaatagtcacagaaatattcatatcactatcagagtttagaaattcacatcagacaacaatcagcacttaagcaaatttcaatttaagcacagaatacacaaagatagtaatatctgtaaatactgatcataaagtttgatttATCAtgacataaactaagcagatttagagaaagaacctgaaaccattccaagttcatttaccaatcttgtaaaagtagctacacacagtggttttgtgaagatatctactagttgttgatctgtgggaacaaaatgcaattccactgtaccttcatccacatgttcccttatgaagtggtacataatgctgatgtgctatgtcattgagtgttgaaccggattacctgtcatagcaataacactttgattatcacagtaaatagggattttagaaaattctaacccataatccagtaactgattcttcatccaaagaatctatgcacaacagcttcctgcagtaatgtattctgcttttgcagttgatgtggaaattgacttctgtttcttgctaaaatAAGAACCCAaactgcctccaagaaattggcagcttccacttgtgcttttcctgtcaattttgcatcctgcaaaatttgcatatgagcaacctattagcttaaagtctgattctctagaataccacaatcccagatcagctatacccttaaggtacttgaaaattcttttcacagctgttaagtgaggttctcttagatctacttgaaatcttgcacaaagacaggtagcatacatgatatcaggtctacttgcagttagatagagtagagagccaatcatacctctgtaattagtaatatctactgatttaccagtatccttatccaacttagttgcagtggccataggagtggattCACTTGAACAATCccgcattccaaatttcttcaacaaatttctggtatacttagattgataaataaaagttccttcttcattctgcttgacttgaaggcccagaaaatagttaagttctcccatcatactcatttgatatcttaactgtatcagcttggcaaacttcttacaaagtctttcatttgtagaaccaaaaatgatatcatcaacatatattttcaccaaaagtaagtcctttccatggttgaggtagaacaatgttttgttaatagtccctctattaaatccactttccagaagaaactgagctaatatctcataccatgctcttagagcttgcttaagcccataaagtgctttatcaagcctgtagacatgattgggaaatttgggatctacaaaacctggaggttgttcaacatatacctcttcttccaattatccattgagaaaagcacttttcacatccatttgaaagactttaaacttcttgtgagcagcataagccaaacaTATCCTTATgtcttccaatctagcaactggtaaaaatatttcatcataatcaattccctcttgttgagagtatccttttgcaaccagccttgctttgttccttgtaattatgccatcactgtcagttttgtttttgaacacccactttgtaccaacaacagacctattctttggtcttggcactagggtccagactttatttctttcaaattcatttaactcttcttgcattgcctgcacccaatcagcatcttgaagagcttcttccactttctttggttcattctgagaaagaaaagaatgataaagatattcatttgatgtagctgttccagttctgacacctgtatcaggatttccaataattaagtcatgtgtatgttctttagtccacttccttgcagatggaaagttttctctagaactagatgctcccccatgatccatgttgtctccatcaacattttttgatgctccccctgaaattttgctctatgagttggatccttcagaatttgagtttccagaaatatcaaaacatgagtttccagaattatcagaacttggcccatcagaacttgacgaatcagaacttgaagagcttgttgtagattctgattcttcttgagatgtggttgtatcttcagtatg is a genomic window containing:
- the LOC141714793 gene encoding uncharacterized protein LOC141714793, with the translated sequence MKTYADKKRSEREFIEGEEVFLILQPYRQSSIALKKNNKLCAKYYGPYEILKRVGRVAYQLKLPPNSKIHNTFHVSHLKRKIGVKKVVQVNLPEMADTGEFDLKPQKILDRKLIKKGDLSVVMVLVQWEQGNENEVTWEVWDKLVKKFPKVVDLN